Proteins from a single region of Punica granatum isolate Tunisia-2019 chromosome 8, ASM765513v2, whole genome shotgun sequence:
- the LOC116215927 gene encoding CDT1-like protein a, chloroplastic yields the protein MESSGSTPIPFKSKKTFTPVSKTKAAGEATLSSKTPENKPPPPIITNRIRNRGVALSVSEVRRKAESLRQSKRDKTSCENKSARKQILSWESPVKKPKGSDNKLPEKYEMLNRFFCNLDDSVKLLRLRASAPTFAVLSKQIECLSDRRFTYRHLSQLKYILPEVIEIKKDLVFDEQTSCMKPDLRITFNAEAVEKDGKSGSETGRVGLRKLFYTRLSDFIKTHPKGEEIPEEPLPPPFNHTDMRNRHSEETPSISSSLPPRIPSEDHSQFQAARASHLVQRHFSRKKTADTSAKASLEESMEKSNSSDARIPIHEKTLSCPTATPIKQASSLKNEDNTPVRTPHVESTPPKLALTPVSIMASTPALNPPPKRSCLSPEDGPTSTPPSKLLRRLPRNRSLKFDSPMKSGRVQEEMSLADDDVTSSDEVLDILSDDLVQSIREKERKALEERDPAISRAKRRREIIASLPKLFNTVLFLFQSSKRCVITREEIIYQIIASRLDMVDRKEVEEELEMLKELAPEWISEKVASSGDMLFRVNKAVSPSTIRAQLMEAK from the exons ATGGAGTCTTCAGGTTCGACCCCGATTCCATTCAAATCGAAGAAGACCTTCACCCCGGTCTCGAAGACTAAAGCCGCCGGTGAGGCCACATTGAGCTCCAAGACCCCAGAAAATAAGCCCCCGCCTCCGATAATCACCAATCGGATCAGGAACAGAGGCGTGGCACTCTCAGTTTCGGAGGTGAGGAGAAAAGCCGAGAGCCTGCGGCAGTCGAAGAGGGACAAGACAAGCTGCGAAAACAAGTCTGCCCGGAAGCAGATCTTGTCCTGGGAGAGCCCCGTTAAGAAGCCGAAGGGATCTGATAATAAATTGCCCGAAAA GTATGAGATGTTGAATCGGTTCTTCTGTAACTTGGACGATTCGGTCAAGTTGTTGCGGTTGAGAGCTTCAGCCCCGACCTTCGCTGTCTTATCCAAGCAGATTGAGTGTTTGTCCGACAG GAGGTTTACTTACCGGCACCTGTCTCAATTGAAGTACATCTTACCCGAGGTGATCGAGATAAAGAAGGATCTCGTGTTTGACGAACAAACAAGTTGTATGAAGCCAGATCTTCGTATTACTTTCAATGCTGAAGCAGTTGAAAAGGATGGGAAGTCGGGATCGGAGACTGGCCGTGTGGGCCTCCGGAAGCTCTTCTATACTCGATTGTCGGATTTTATTAAAACGCATCCCAAG GGAGAGGAGATTCCGGAGGAACCACTGCCGCCACCATTCAATCATACTGACATGCGCAATAGACATTCGGAGGAGACCCCTTCCATCTCCTCTTCATTGCCTCCCAGGATACCAAGTGAAGACCACTCACAGTTCCAAGCTGCCCGAGCATCTCATCTTGTCCAGAGACACTTTTCACGAAAGAAGACTGCAGATACATCTGCTAAGGCATCCCTCGAAGAAAGCATGGAGAAATCTAATTCATCAGATGCTAGAATCCCAATTCACGAGAAAACCTTGAGTTGCCCCACAGCCACGCCAATCAAACAGGCTAGCTCCCTTAAAaatgaagacaacactccagtTAGAACTCCTCATGTAGAGTCGACTCCTCCAAAACTTGCTTTGACTCCGGTCAGCATAATGGCTTCAACTCCTGCACTTAACCCACCCCCAAAGAGATCTTGCTTGAGTCCTGAAGATGGGCCCACCAGCACACCTCCTAGCAAGTTGCTTAGGCGGCTTCCCCGTAACAGGTCGCTTAAATTCGACAGTCCAATGAAGAGCGGGAGGGTACAAGAGGAGATGAGCTTAGCAGATGATGATGTTACAAGCAGCGATGAAGTTCTAGATATACTTTCAGATGATCTTGTTCAATCG ATcagagagaaggaaagaaaagctCTGGAGGAGAGAGATCCTGCGATTTCACGGGCCAAGAGGAGGCGGGAGATAATTGCAAGCCTTCCGAAGCTTTTCAACACGGTCCTCTTCTTATTCCAGTCATCCAAGCGGTGTGTGATCACTAGGGAGGAGATCATTTACCAGATCATTGCAAGTCGTCTAGACATGGTCGATAGAA AGGAAGTAGAGGAAGAACTTGAGATGCTGAAGGAGTTAGCACCAGAATGGATTTCAGAGAAGGTGGCATCTTCAGGAGACATGCTTTTCCG CGTCAACAAGGCCGTGAGTCCTAGTACGATACGAGCACAACTTATGGAAGCCAAGTAA